In Halopseudomonas nanhaiensis, a single window of DNA contains:
- a CDS encoding DUF3299 domain-containing protein: MRIIRFALLMLFSGLVYAAPTEVDWLDLLPEEDYQAMLDMPEIGHDGGEELPGDFTASMRQRDDSLPEVMYSRRVVQTFDGKQVEIGGYPVPLETNEAGAYTLFFLVPYAGACIHVPPPPPNQIIVVEYPRGMRIDDIYIPLSVTGTLRVDQTSNELADASYSLVADDVTPYEGE; this comes from the coding sequence ATGCGAATCATCCGCTTTGCGCTGCTGATGCTGTTCTCCGGTCTGGTGTATGCAGCGCCCACCGAGGTCGACTGGCTGGACCTGCTCCCCGAAGAGGACTATCAGGCGATGCTCGATATGCCCGAGATCGGCCACGACGGCGGCGAGGAACTGCCCGGCGACTTCACCGCGAGCATGCGTCAGCGTGATGACTCGCTGCCCGAGGTCATGTATTCGCGGCGGGTGGTGCAGACTTTCGACGGCAAGCAGGTCGAAATCGGTGGCTATCCGGTGCCTCTGGAGACCAACGAAGCGGGTGCATACACGCTTTTCTTCCTGGTGCCGTACGCAGGCGCCTGCATCCATGTGCCACCGCCGCCGCCGAATCAGATCATCGTGGTGGAGTATCCCCGGGGAATGCGCATCGACGACATATACATCCCTCTGTCGGTGACCGGCACGCTACGGGTGGATCAGACCAGCAACGAACTGGCCGATGCCAGTTACAGTCTCGTCGCTGACGACGTCACACCCTACGAAGGCGAATAA
- a CDS encoding alpha/beta fold hydrolase, which translates to METLLGLIALTIVVVVYLRRWLLKKDIPQQQTTAFHGELFQIGEACLARHTVENPSTTVVVVHGFVENFMYFSAHYSDPGIELIKLTCADYHVPVARPVYTKVDWARAPDYIAGTIAYDAAVLNLALEHLVSTRQVRVHGHSRGGAVTLEAARQRPDLFQSVEVVLEAPVLPQGKPYRPLPALARWLFPFFLALWQQQPISERNRAVWGSLDNPRKRELIWGFPFNARHCTTLVTNIHDMNSWMTETGTDIYRCVQRGAVIVPSRDKVLDPRAMLASARQAENLQIIETQDCSHFVILDQPEAIPPLQHG; encoded by the coding sequence ATGGAAACGCTCTTGGGCCTGATAGCCCTGACCATCGTCGTCGTGGTGTACCTGCGGCGCTGGTTGTTGAAAAAGGATATTCCTCAGCAGCAGACCACCGCTTTTCATGGTGAGCTGTTCCAGATTGGCGAAGCGTGCCTGGCACGCCACACAGTTGAGAACCCCAGCACCACCGTGGTCGTCGTGCACGGCTTCGTTGAGAATTTCATGTACTTTTCCGCGCATTACAGCGATCCCGGTATCGAACTTATCAAGCTGACATGCGCGGACTATCACGTCCCGGTGGCCAGACCGGTCTATACGAAGGTGGACTGGGCCAGGGCGCCGGACTACATCGCAGGAACCATCGCGTACGATGCGGCCGTGCTCAATCTGGCACTGGAGCATCTCGTCAGCACGCGTCAGGTGCGCGTACACGGCCATTCCCGAGGAGGCGCGGTCACGCTGGAAGCTGCCCGTCAGCGGCCGGACCTGTTCCAGTCCGTGGAGGTCGTCCTTGAGGCGCCAGTGCTCCCGCAAGGCAAGCCCTATCGCCCGCTACCGGCACTGGCTCGCTGGCTGTTCCCGTTCTTTCTGGCGCTATGGCAGCAGCAGCCAATCTCCGAGCGCAACCGCGCGGTGTGGGGTTCGCTGGACAACCCCCGCAAACGCGAGCTCATCTGGGGCTTTCCGTTCAACGCCAGGCATTGCACCACCCTGGTTACCAATATCCATGACATGAACAGCTGGATGACCGAGACAGGAACCGACATCTACCGCTGCGTGCAGCGCGGTGCGGTGATCGTGCCAAGCCGGGACAAGGTGCTCGATCCACGCGCAATGCTCGCCAGTGCGCGCCAGGCAGAGAACCTGCAGATCATCGAGACCCAGGATTGCAGCCACTTCGTCATCCTGGACCAGCCCGAAGCCATTCCGCCGTTGCAGCATGGTTGA
- a CDS encoding 5-(carboxyamino)imidazole ribonucleotide synthase: protein MKIGVIGGGQLGRMLALAGTPLGQQFAFLDPAPDACAQALGEHIRADYSDRDHLRQLADEVDVVTFEFESVPADTVAFLSQFVPVYPNAESLRIARDRWFEKSMFQELGIPTPEFADIQSQDNLELAVKRIGLPAVMKTRTLGYDGKGQKVLRTPEDVHGAFAELGSVPCLLEGFVPFTGEVSLIAVRAQDGQTRFYPLVHNTHEQGILRLSVASTCHPLQALAEDYASRVLGRLDYVGVLAFEFFEIDGGLKANEIAPRVHNSGHWTIEGAECSQFENHLRAIAGLPLGSTAKVGESAMLNFIGQVPPVADVTGIADCHLHHYGKAFKTGRKVGHATLRCNDAASLQARIAELQALIERH from the coding sequence ATGAAGATCGGCGTCATTGGTGGCGGTCAACTCGGCCGCATGCTCGCCCTGGCGGGCACTCCGCTCGGCCAGCAGTTCGCTTTCCTCGACCCGGCCCCTGATGCCTGCGCTCAGGCGCTGGGTGAACACATCAGGGCCGACTACAGCGACCGCGACCATCTGCGCCAGCTGGCTGATGAAGTCGACGTGGTGACCTTCGAGTTCGAGAGTGTACCGGCTGATACCGTCGCCTTTCTCTCGCAGTTCGTGCCCGTTTACCCCAACGCCGAGTCGCTGCGAATCGCGCGCGATCGCTGGTTTGAAAAGTCGATGTTCCAGGAGCTGGGCATCCCGACTCCGGAATTCGCCGACATCCAGTCCCAGGACAACCTCGAGCTGGCGGTCAAGCGCATCGGTCTGCCTGCGGTCATGAAGACCCGCACTCTGGGCTATGACGGTAAGGGGCAGAAGGTACTGCGCACACCGGAAGATGTGCATGGTGCCTTCGCCGAGCTGGGCAGCGTGCCCTGTCTGCTGGAGGGCTTCGTGCCCTTCACCGGCGAAGTGTCGCTGATTGCCGTACGCGCCCAGGACGGCCAGACGCGATTCTATCCGCTGGTACACAATACCCATGAGCAGGGCATCCTGCGCCTGTCGGTAGCCAGCACCTGCCACCCGCTTCAGGCGCTGGCGGAAGATTACGCCAGCCGGGTTCTCGGCCGGCTCGACTACGTAGGTGTGCTGGCCTTCGAGTTCTTCGAAATCGACGGCGGGCTCAAGGCCAACGAAATCGCTCCCCGGGTTCATAATTCCGGGCACTGGACCATCGAAGGGGCCGAGTGCAGCCAGTTCGAAAATCATCTTCGGGCCATCGCCGGCCTGCCGCTGGGCTCTACCGCCAAGGTGGGTGAAAGCGCGATGCTCAACTTCATTGGCCAAGTGCCGCCAGTCGCCGACGTCACCGGCATTGCCGACTGTCATCTGCACCACTACGGCAAGGCGTTCAAGACAGGCCGCAAGGTCGGCCATGCTACGCTGCGCTGCAACGATGCAGCCTCCCTTCAAGCGCGTATTGCCGAGCTCCAGGCGCTGATCGAACGTCACTGA